TTTGTTTATATTCTCATAAAATAGTAAATTAGGAGAAGAATGATTTTACCTAATAGCatgaattttgaaaagtttaaagTTTCAAAGGCTTATGTTTTAAATTCAAAACATTTAAAGAGAAATGCCCTTTTCTTTACCAAAGGTTTGGTACGTTTGGTTCACGGATTGGATGAGAGAGGATTACTTATCCTTGGATTGAGTCATCTCTGGATGAGTAATCTCGTTAGCTAGTATTTAGTTGGTTTTATGTTAAATGGAATGTTTTAGAAAATAATCTCAACTTgtatttaattgaaaataggATGAGTTGGAATTACTTATTTatagaccaaaatacccttatagCAAACCTATAGTTATTGTTAACTGGGTTTTAGTAAGCCCAAACTCAACTTGTAGAAAGTTACATACACAAACATACACACGCACGCACATGTACATATGTACATGATTTGAACATGAATTTGATATTAGTAAATAACACACATATATGAGTTTTGAGTGGTTCGAGCCTGAACCAACATACAAGTCTTTCTATTTTGAGCCCAATTCGAGCTTACCAAATGGGTTTCACAAGTTTCAATTGACGTGTCTAATCTTTTACACATTAATATTAACCAACAAAATGTGGTCATATAATTAACTAGTACGGCCAAATTAGCACaaaatttacttttgcttttaataAGGATAAATCAATCTAAAAATTTAAtaggggcaaattagtcaaaattttaattttactaATAATAGGGGTAAtttagtccaaaatttagtTATTTAATCAAAATGGGCAAATTAGttcaaaacataaaattttcatTAGTAAGAgcaaatttgtccaaaattttagtcttttcattaATATGGGCAAATAgtaaaaattttagtttttgttaATAGTATGGGCAAATTAGTCCTagattattatatattattaacatgggcaaattagtccaaaattaattttttattgcaGGGGCAAATTCGTGCAAAATCTTGTTATGGTATTAATAGTGGCAAATTAGTCCAAAAATTAGATAATATTATAGTGAGAGGATAAGTTTATATAGTTATTGGAATAAAACGTTATTCTATTGGTAGGGATAAATAAGTCTATTTTATCATCTCACCACTAAACTATCCTGGGATAATTCATATCACCTCTCCCTATCGAATTATTTTATGTCCCGTATGAGGGGTTAATTCGATTAGGTGGGATGTATCATCTCATGTATAAAAATGCAACCAAACATAAGATGACATACGATTAGTAGTCCAGTTTTGTGTCATTCCGCGAACCAAATATTATGAACAACATAAAACTCATGGAGCATATTATTCTAAACTAATAAATGGTTTACCTCCTAATTTTTAGAAATTCCCATGTTTGTGTTTATCAATTAGCCAAGTAGGCATATCATTTAAAgccttcttcctttctttggaataatttagaaacctcccctaagatttctcataatatcacttagccccctaaaatttttaaaatctcacttacctCCTTTGAATTGCCATTTCTTGTAACATTGTAACCCCTTTGAAGgaaatacaagaaagataaaacttTTGCTCCAATACTACTCTTATGTTATCCTACTTATGGAGTTTATAACAacaataacaaataaaataagattaaatttttataagggGTAAATTTCTTGATTTAAACTATTTATTTTGGTTGTATTGGAGCAAAAACAAATTCTACACCTTGAAAAATTCACATGTATGAAGagattattttagttttcaataCAACTTAAACTAAATCAtttattaaaacatattttctaaaaaaaataccTTCACTTCTTTAATTATAATCGCCCACGAAATTTTTCAACATGTTAATTACTCATTAAATGCTCCTAAGCAGCTGATCTTCATTAGATTTAATTTATCCCGGTCCTTGGCTATCCTACCACGACTCCAATGTAAAGAAATATGGACCATTATTAAAtagcaatttttttaatttacacgttttggtttaaaaatttcactttgttTGGGCATTTTGCTTAAATAGTTATTAAGAACAAGGGTATTATTGTCAATTTGTAACCTTTCATTGGAGTATTTAGTTTTATCAAGTTAATAGGGGAGATAagtgatattttaaaaactttaggaGAGCTGAGCGATTTTATGACagaccttaggggaggtttctgaaattaccctttttttttttggtgttggtGAAACCCGCGCGCGGGGGGGTAAATAAACTGAAATTCAAGTGCCTATTGGAGTATTGGGTCATTTTCTGGTCCGATCAGATAAGAAAAACCCAACTCGGTTATGCTACTGGTTCACTGGTTGACCAGTCGAACCGCCAAAGTTGGCTTCATAAAGAAATTCGACTTTTCCAAAAAGACATTGGACTTTATTTCCCatttattaaaacaaaaagaCTAACAAAATTAACTGTTTCTCCATTTGTCATTCAGCATCTAGCCAAGCACCAGCCTGAGGTACGCCATCCATCTCTCCCGTCCCCTCTTTGCCGGCCGGCGACCATCCCCCACCCCTTCACTAACACTTCTCCGCCTTATGTATTAGTAAATCTGCTTTGGTAATTTCTGCATGCATATTAgaataattttggatttggaggtTAAGATTTTGCTTAATTATTTCTACAAAAATATTCTCCTCCACAGGAATTCCTCCGTTTAACTAGATTTGATTTTCTTAAGCTGTTGATTAGTATTAGTTTTTTGGTGAAAATGTTGCGAGTATGATTGTTAATTAGGCGATTGATGTGATCTGATCAAATTCACTTTTTTGGGGTGGCCAGTTTCAATATGTTAGAATTTGCCAAATATATTCAtcttgtttttcccttttttggtaGGAGCTACTGTTTGATTGGCTGTGATTTTGAGCCTAGTGGATGGATGATGTAATTGGAAGAATATATGGGAGTTTTTGGGCTAGAAACCATTTCAAATGAAGTTAAAATTCTCATCTTTATGCTTATAATTCCTATTATTAATTGCTATTGGCACTAAATTAACAACGACGTAAGCTGAAGCTAACTTTGAATGCAGAGTCAAAAACATGAGCGGTGGTGTGAGCTAGAATTATGGGATTGAAAGTTCAAACCATATCAATATTGTAATTGATCAGAAAGCTTTGTAGGCCTCATTTAGTAAGTTTTTTGATATCTTATGACAATGAAACTCATCGTCTTATACTTTTTTTGGATTAGAGAAATAATCAAGACCATTCTTTAGAGACATGTATACGATAAAGAATCTCTGAGTTTCTTGATGCCATCATTAAACATGTTACGTCCATTTGGACCTTGAGGTGTAGTTGCTAGTGTAAAACTGACATTTCATCTTAAGGGAGGTTAAAATATCTGTCAGTGTTAAATCTCCTTTCTTCTAGTTGAATGTGGGGGAAAATAAAGGAgataaagaagaagaatctaTCCAGATATCTGTCACTAGGAGAACTAGGATGTTGTTGCCAACCCCAAACACCAAAGCATGCGAAAATTCTTTACTATGTTGAATATTAGATGATTGGCACGTCTAACAAGATATGTCTCTTATTTTTTATGCTTGAGAAGATGCAACGTTTATTTTAGGCTATTAGTCAACCTTTAATTTCTATATATTAATCTtctaattccttttatttgtccTTCTTTTTACTTCTTtgtgggttgaatgaaatttccTTGCATTTATGCAATTAGCTAACTAGTACAATGGCATCAGTTGCTATGGATATGCTAAAAGCTGCATCAGATTGGCttacttttgcttttgatgCTCCTTTTGCAAGAGCAGTTGTCTTTGGAGTGAACATTGGAGGTATGCCATCAAACCAGATAAAGCTCTAATGCTTACTCCTCATATTGGGGGTGTATAACTTTTCCTGTTTCCATGTAGGTCATCTATTTGTGGAGGGTCTTCTCGTTGTGGTCATTATTTTCCTTCTTTCGCAGAAGAGTTATAAACCACCTAAAAGACCATTGACAAAGAAGGTTTGTTAGGGATACCTAGCCACCAAAGGACTTGTATTTCttcatttgtttatttttttcagTTGGCCTGGTTTGTGTTGTGCTTTTTGAGACtcaaattaagaaaaagaatTTGATCTGGGCTTTTCTCTTACTCCTTTGCTTCCAGTGTTGATTCTTTATATGGTAAGAGAATTGCTATTAGGGTGCAGTAATACTCAGAGTTGGATGTAAAGTTCTTGATACTAGAATTGTTCTGTGTCTATAGGAAAAGTGCTTGTTTATTGTTTAAAATGAGCGTTGTATGATACAGTTGATGTATGTTACTCTGTTCTCACGAGGCTGGTGTATCTGTTCATTCTGGACCATTCTTTATCCGTATCATGTCTTAGAGTAAGAATTTTGGTGTCAAAACATTAGTGCGATTGTCTTAACTGAGATACTAGATAGCTGCATCTATGCCAAGTTTTGTTTCCCTGAGCTTAGGATTTAGAGGAATAGAATGATGAGCATGTTGTAGAAATAAAACTTCCTGGAGAGATATATATCACAGTATGAAAGCaaggaaatgaaaaattaaaaaaaaaaaagggggaaacaCAAAAGATTTCCCCAGCCAAATGCAACCAAACACTTCAGAAAAGAAAGACTGAGAAGTGTCTATATTCGAAGTTGTAGTGCATATAAAGATGGTAAGTTTGTTTTGCCCCAATATGTATCTGTGCATATGATGTTAAAGCTGCAATCTCTCTCTCTGCCAGGCCCCCTCTCCAATCTGAGAATAATTCAATTGGtgtccattttttttaattgttaattagtaTACGTATTGTTTTTGGTCTTTAAAGAAAACCCACATTGAGAAAGTAGGGTATAGAGCATGTCATCTTACCTGTTTTATCACAATGAAGATGCATAATATTTAGCTGAAGTGTGCACCAAGTTTTGGAGCCTAAACTTACAAGTGAATTACCTTCCAATATCTAGTGCAAGAAAATCGAAGTCCATCAATTCTTATAAAGCCTAATACATACTGGAGTAATGGAAGAAGAGTAAACTACATGAAAGCACTATTCTATGTCTTCTGACCGGGCTAACCtgttaaaattttggtgtctctGTCTTCTAAAGTGTCACTTGTTTCACCAGGCTGATCTGACAAATgcattttcttgatattttcagGAAATTGATGAGCTATGTGATGAGTGGGTTCCTGAACCTCTAATTCCTAAAATCACAGATGATATGAAATATGAACCTCCTGCATTGGAGAGGTAAAGTCGGGCTTTTTTTGCCCCCTACATAGTATTTTCCTGTTGAAGTTTGGCTTTTCCAACTGCCATGTTTAGTAAagttggacttttttttttttttgaggggtAAATGGAACCATAGAATTTTATCTGGAATTACCGAGAAAATGGTTAGAATAACGTACGTGTGAAAGGAAATGTGCAACTTGAATTTATATTTACTGAATGAAATGGGGCCATTTGTTTCGATAGCCCTATTTCAAAAAATTGGTCCCGTGATACTGTGACTCCAGGTGATGGATAAAGCAATGATGCTTCCCTTGTTTAAGTAAACAAGTTCTTGAGTATctcaatttctgattttattgcAGTTAAGAATACATTCTGATTAACAGGTGTATCTTTGCAGTGCTGCAGGACCACATACATTAATTAATGGCACAGAAGTTATCAATTTTGCCTCAGCAAATTACCTTGGATTAGTCGGACATGGGAAATTACTTGTAAGGAGAAGCTACCTTTCTTGTCATTGGTAATTTGTGCTGTTGGATTTCTTAAACATGTCCTTCATAGCTAAGTTGCACAACAGGAAGCTTGTACAAGATCATTGGAGAAATATGGTGTCGGTTCTTGCGGTCCTCGTGGATTTTATGGAACAATAGGTATAAATTGATTTAATCTGCAAAACTTCAATGGGCATGGTTGCAATTTTCTCCTTTTAACTTGGAAATTTGGGCACCCAGTTATCCTTTGATCTTTGGTACAGATGTCCACCTTGATTGTGAGGCCAGAATAGCAAAGTTTTTGGGTACTCCAGATTCTATACTTTACTCTTATGGGCTTTCCACCATGTTCAGTGCAATCCCAGCATTTTGCAAAAAGGGAGATGTTATTGTTGTGTGAGTATATCCAATCTATCTGTTTTAACTCATCAATGAACATTAGTCATCTACTGATGTTTCTTTGCTTGGGGATCGGATTCCAAGTATATGTCATTAATGGCTTGCCTTATGTTTGATGTATCGCATCATCCAATTATGTAACTAACAACGAATGAAGATGTCTGAGTAGAATTTCTGATCACTTCTGCATACTGAAACATCTCTTCCTTTCTAAAGCTTTGGCTATCATCTGTTTCTTTGCCCCTTCTTTTAACTTTTTCCTCCTGCTTGCCTAATTACTTTTCGGTCTCTCATCAGCATCATCTTCTTATTCTTCTTGTTTCATTCATGCTACTCTCTAGCATATACTGGCCACCCTTTTGAGCAACAGTGTTGGATATTAGTTATATGATATATCAGTTATATCCCTATGATTTCCATGTCTACCTGTTCCTTCATGGTACAGGGCATCAATATACATCATCATATAATGTCACTTTGTCATGATTCACCGGAATTTTGTGTATTTGTTTCTTTCAGTTGTTGACTGGCAAATCTATTGCAGTAATCTGTCTAAAGGTTTGTTATGAGTTCTCAAAAGAATTTTTGCTCTTCCAGGGATGAGGGAGTGCACTGGGCAATTCAAAATGGCCTTCAGCTTTCCAGAAGTACAGTAGTATATTTCAAGCACAATGACATGGAATCCTTAAGAAATATGCTAGAGAAGGTCACCCAGGAGAACAAGCGTGCAAAGAAGCTGAGGCGCTATATTGTGGTAGAAGCGGTGTATCAGGTATTATTTGGTTTGTTATGACATCGTGCATTGATCATCCTTGCACATATCATGTTTTAGAAGCAAATAGATATGTAGTGTGATATTCCCTTTTCCCTCCCACCTCACCTTAATGAAAAGTTTCCCCCCACTTTCCTCTGCATTGTTCCAAGTTGTTGAGTTGCTAAGAGTATTTCTTATCTTTTTAGTTGTAAACTAGTCAGGGGCATTA
The DNA window shown above is from Coffea arabica cultivar ET-39 chromosome 5e, Coffea Arabica ET-39 HiFi, whole genome shotgun sequence and carries:
- the LOC140004220 gene encoding long chain base biosynthesis protein 1-like isoform X1; its protein translation is MASVAMDMLKAASDWLTFAFDAPFARAVVFGVNIGGHLFVEGLLVVVIIFLLSQKSYKPPKRPLTKKEIDELCDEWVPEPLIPKITDDMKYEPPALESAAGPHTLINGTEVINFASANYLGLVGHGKLLEACTRSLEKYGVGSCGPRGFYGTIDVHLDCEARIAKFLGTPDSILYSYGLSTMFSAIPAFCKKGDVIVVDEGVHWAIQNGLQLSRSTVVYFKHNDMESLRNMLEKVTQENKRAKKLRRYIVVEAVYQNSGQIAPLDEIVRLKEKYRFRVLLDESNSLGALGSTGRGLTEYCKVPVDKIDIITAAMGHALATEGGVCTGNARVIDHQRLSSSGYVFSASLPPYLATAAITAIDILEKNPDLITKLKKNVGTLWKGLSGIQGLEIASDPASPIVFLQLKKSTGSSKGDLQVLEEIAHRVLKEDTVFVATSRRSTLDKCKLPVGIRLFVSAAHTEDDLMKAGESLKRVAALALNGHD
- the LOC140004220 gene encoding long chain base biosynthesis protein 1-like isoform X3 — encoded protein: MASVAMDMLKAASDWLTFAFDAPFARAVVFGVNIGGHLFVEGLLVVVIIFLLSQKSYKPPKRPLTKKEIDELCDEWVPEPLIPKITDDMKYEPPALESAAGPHTLINGTEVINFASANYLGLVGHGKLLEACTRSLEKYGVGSCGPRGFYGTIDVHLDCEARIAKFLGTPDSILYSYGLSTMFSAIPAFCKKGDVIVVDEGVHWAIQNGLQLSRSTVVYFKHNDMESLRNMLEKVTQENKRAKKLRRYIVVEAVYQNSGQIAPLDEIVRLKEKYRFRVLLDESNSLGALGSTGRGLTEYCKVPVDKIDIITAAMGHALATEGGVCTGNARVIDHQYIFWAAA
- the LOC140004220 gene encoding long chain base biosynthesis protein 1-like isoform X2 yields the protein MDMLKAASDWLTFAFDAPFARAVVFGVNIGGHLFVEGLLVVVIIFLLSQKSYKPPKRPLTKKEIDELCDEWVPEPLIPKITDDMKYEPPALESAAGPHTLINGTEVINFASANYLGLVGHGKLLEACTRSLEKYGVGSCGPRGFYGTIDVHLDCEARIAKFLGTPDSILYSYGLSTMFSAIPAFCKKGDVIVVDEGVHWAIQNGLQLSRSTVVYFKHNDMESLRNMLEKVTQENKRAKKLRRYIVVEAVYQNSGQIAPLDEIVRLKEKYRFRVLLDESNSLGALGSTGRGLTEYCKVPVDKIDIITAAMGHALATEGGVCTGNARVIDHQRLSSSGYVFSASLPPYLATAAITAIDILEKNPDLITKLKKNVGTLWKGLSGIQGLEIASDPASPIVFLQLKKSTGSSKGDLQVLEEIAHRVLKEDTVFVATSRRSTLDKCKLPVGIRLFVSAAHTEDDLMKAGESLKRVAALALNGHD